In Clostridium swellfunianum, a genomic segment contains:
- the pflB gene encoding formate C-acetyltransferase, translating to MFKQWEGFIQGEWMDNIDVRDFIQKNYKLYEGDKSFLAGPTDKTKKVWEKCSELILEEIKKGILDADTETVSGVDAFGPGYIDRENEVVVGLQTDAPLKRITNPWGGIRMAESALESYGYKISERMDDIFSNYRKTHNQGVFDAYTEEIRAARKTGVLTGLPDAYGRGRIIGDYRRIVLYGVDRLIAEKKKDLKNTKGIMVEETIRLREELNEQIRALAKIKNMAASYGFDISQPATNAVEAAQWLYFGYLAAVKENNGAAMSLGRTSTFLDIFIERDLEAGLITEEQAQEIIDQFIIKLRLVRHLRTPEYNDLFAGDPTWVTESIGGVGVDGRPLVTKSSYRYLHTLINLGTAPEPNMTVLWSQQLPENFKKFCAEMSILTDSIQYENDDVMRPTYGDDYAIACCVSAMQVGKQMQFFGARCNLAKGLLLAINGGVDEKQGIKVVPGIDPIMDEVLDYEKVKANYVKVMEYLSELYVNTMNIIHYMHDKYAYEAAQLALHDTNVGRLMAFGVAGLSVATDSLSAIKYAKVKPIRENGITVDFEVEGDFPKYGNDDDRVDSIAIELVNFFSNELKKTPTYRGAKHTLSILTITSNVVYGKKTGSTPDGRKAGEPFAPGANPMHGRDLEGALASLNSVAKVPYSSCEDGVSNTFSILPDALGKDHESRINNLASIMDGYFGQDAHHLNVNVLNRETLMDAMEHPEKYPTLTIRVSGYAVNFNRLTKSQQKEVISRTFHEKM from the coding sequence GAACTATAAATTATATGAAGGTGACAAGAGCTTCTTAGCAGGTCCAACTGATAAGACTAAGAAGGTATGGGAAAAATGCAGTGAATTAATATTGGAAGAAATCAAAAAAGGTATTCTAGATGCTGACACTGAAACTGTATCAGGTGTAGATGCATTCGGACCTGGCTATATAGATAGAGAAAATGAAGTTGTTGTTGGACTTCAAACAGATGCTCCTTTAAAGAGAATAACAAATCCATGGGGCGGAATCAGAATGGCTGAAAGTGCTCTTGAATCCTATGGCTATAAGATAAGCGAAAGAATGGATGATATATTCAGTAACTACAGAAAGACTCATAACCAAGGTGTTTTCGATGCTTATACAGAAGAAATAAGAGCAGCTAGAAAAACTGGAGTATTAACTGGACTTCCAGATGCTTATGGTAGAGGAAGAATAATAGGTGACTACAGAAGGATAGTGCTTTACGGTGTAGACAGATTAATAGCTGAAAAGAAGAAAGATCTTAAGAATACTAAAGGAATAATGGTTGAAGAAACTATTAGACTTAGAGAAGAATTAAACGAGCAAATAAGAGCTCTTGCTAAAATAAAGAATATGGCAGCTTCTTATGGCTTTGATATATCACAGCCAGCTACTAACGCTGTTGAAGCAGCTCAATGGTTATACTTTGGTTATCTTGCAGCTGTTAAAGAAAACAATGGTGCTGCAATGTCATTAGGAAGAACAAGCACATTCTTAGATATATTCATTGAGAGAGATTTAGAAGCAGGTTTAATAACTGAAGAGCAAGCTCAAGAAATAATTGATCAATTCATAATCAAGCTAAGACTTGTAAGACATTTAAGAACTCCAGAGTACAATGATTTATTTGCTGGAGACCCAACTTGGGTAACTGAATCAATAGGTGGTGTTGGTGTAGACGGAAGACCTCTTGTTACTAAGAGCTCTTATAGATACCTGCACACATTAATTAATCTTGGAACAGCTCCAGAACCAAATATGACAGTTCTTTGGTCACAGCAATTACCAGAAAACTTCAAGAAGTTCTGCGCTGAAATGTCAATATTAACTGACTCAATTCAATATGAAAATGATGACGTTATGAGACCAACTTACGGAGACGACTATGCTATAGCTTGCTGTGTATCTGCAATGCAGGTTGGAAAGCAAATGCAGTTCTTCGGAGCAAGATGTAACCTAGCTAAGGGATTACTACTTGCTATCAACGGTGGTGTTGATGAAAAGCAAGGAATAAAAGTTGTTCCTGGAATTGACCCAATAATGGATGAAGTTCTTGATTATGAAAAAGTTAAAGCTAACTATGTAAAAGTTATGGAATACTTAAGTGAGCTTTATGTAAATACAATGAATATAATCCACTACATGCACGACAAGTATGCTTATGAAGCAGCGCAATTAGCTTTACATGATACTAATGTTGGAAGACTTATGGCCTTTGGAGTAGCTGGTTTATCTGTTGCTACAGACTCATTAAGTGCTATTAAGTATGCTAAGGTTAAGCCTATAAGAGAAAATGGAATAACTGTAGACTTTGAAGTAGAAGGAGATTTCCCTAAATACGGAAACGATGATGATAGAGTTGACAGCATAGCAATAGAGTTAGTTAACTTCTTCTCAAACGAACTTAAGAAGACTCCAACTTACAGAGGTGCAAAGCATACATTATCTATACTAACTATAACTTCAAACGTTGTTTATGGTAAGAAGACAGGTTCAACACCAGACGGAAGAAAGGCTGGAGAGCCATTTGCACCTGGAGCTAACCCAATGCATGGAAGAGACTTAGAAGGTGCACTTGCATCACTTAACTCAGTTGCTAAGGTTCCATATTCAAGCTGCGAAGACGGGGTATCCAATACATTCTCAATACTTCCAGATGCACTAGGAAAAGATCATGAATCAAGAATAAACAACCTTGCATCAATAATGGACGGATACTTTGGTCAAGATGCTCACCACTTAAATGTAAATGTATTAAACAGAGAAACATTAATGGATGCTATGGAACACCCAGAGAAGTATCCAACATTAACAATAAGAGTTTCAGGATATGCAGTTAACTTCAACAGATTAACAAAATCACAACAAAAAGAAGTTATAAGCAGAACATTCCACGAAAAAATGTAA